A portion of the Microbaculum marinisediminis genome contains these proteins:
- a CDS encoding GlxA family transcriptional regulator, whose product MAKRDIALVIHDGVQSLDVAGPLDVFSEANGFLAEGEGYRCLLLAGTTALIRASNGTPMAAHMRFADASRVFHTVLVAGGPGLPEGSEDAIMSAWLRDWGARAARYGSICTGAFALGHAGLLDGRLVTTHWQNAACLAEAFPAARVEHDRIFARDGRLVTSAGVTAGIDLALALVGEDHGEHVALACAKRLVVAAQRQGGQSQFSPFLLPRSDPETPLGKVQAYVMENLDEPFPVRRLAAIAGTSSRSLARLFVKELGVTPHEFIENIRLDHARNLLEASDLALKAIAFDCGFGSSEQMRSVFQRRLGLSPLRYRENFRTTRPGAD is encoded by the coding sequence ATGGCGAAACGGGATATCGCGCTGGTCATCCATGACGGGGTGCAATCCCTCGACGTGGCTGGTCCCCTCGATGTTTTCTCGGAAGCAAACGGGTTTCTGGCCGAGGGCGAAGGGTATCGCTGCCTGTTGCTCGCCGGCACCACGGCGCTGATCCGGGCATCCAACGGAACCCCGATGGCCGCGCATATGCGTTTCGCAGACGCATCGCGTGTTTTTCACACCGTGCTCGTCGCCGGAGGGCCCGGACTGCCTGAGGGGAGCGAGGACGCAATCATGTCGGCCTGGCTCCGGGATTGGGGAGCAAGGGCCGCGCGATACGGATCGATCTGCACGGGCGCCTTCGCGCTCGGCCATGCCGGGCTGCTCGATGGCCGTCTCGTCACCACACATTGGCAGAATGCCGCCTGCCTTGCCGAGGCGTTTCCCGCCGCGCGTGTCGAACATGATCGCATATTCGCCCGCGACGGCCGGCTGGTGACGTCTGCCGGCGTGACGGCGGGTATCGATCTCGCGCTTGCGCTTGTCGGCGAGGATCATGGAGAGCATGTCGCACTTGCCTGCGCGAAGCGCCTGGTCGTCGCGGCGCAGCGCCAAGGCGGGCAATCCCAGTTCAGCCCGTTCCTGCTTCCGCGGAGCGATCCTGAAACGCCGCTGGGGAAGGTCCAGGCCTATGTCATGGAAAACCTCGATGAGCCCTTTCCGGTCCGGCGTCTCGCCGCCATCGCCGGCACGAGCTCACGCAGTCTTGCCCGGCTGTTTGTGAAGGAACTCGGCGTAACCCCGCACGAGTTCATCGAAAACATCCGCCTGGATCACGCCCGTAACCTGCTCGAGGCGTCCGATCTCGCGTTGAAGGCAATCGCGTTCGATTGCGGTTTCGGTAGCTCGGAACAGATGCGCAGCGTCTTCCAGCGCCGTCTCGGGCTAAGCCCGCTTCGCTATCGCGAGAATTTCCGAACGACGCGGCCCGGTGCGGATTGA